The following proteins are co-located in the Chloroflexota bacterium genome:
- the mch gene encoding methenyltetrahydromethanopterin cyclohydrolase encodes MLSINKEAMRIVRKVIAEADQLNVKVSCSPIGATIIDMGLNCDGGWLAGKYFVEIGLGGMGHVSFGNFTLGEVTLPSIDVWVDNPVIAAVVSQAGSWKLGEGELAPIGSGPARAIAKADQWARIGTYTDHNDEAIVQLQSDKMPEESTLRFVSESCGIAPENLYVLIAPTASLVGSIQVSARTVEQVMIKLQYAGFDATTIVHAFGTAPVAPVIPDEFQAMGRVNDCLIYGGSTIIYTRTSDEEIEKVIDLIPFSARAKGLYGVPFAQIFDMFHRNWFEVDPLLDSPAKVTINNLNSGRTFTAGEINYDVLRRSLLLVEDG; translated from the coding sequence GTGTTAAGCATCAATAAAGAAGCGATGAGGATCGTCCGCAAGGTAATCGCCGAGGCTGACCAGCTGAATGTGAAGGTTTCATGCTCACCAATTGGAGCGACGATAATCGACATGGGTCTCAACTGTGATGGGGGTTGGCTGGCCGGCAAGTACTTTGTGGAAATCGGCCTCGGGGGAATGGGGCACGTCTCCTTCGGAAATTTTACCCTGGGAGAAGTTACCCTACCCTCCATTGATGTGTGGGTTGACAATCCAGTGATCGCCGCTGTTGTATCCCAGGCCGGATCCTGGAAACTGGGGGAAGGTGAGCTCGCCCCTATAGGCTCCGGTCCGGCCCGAGCCATCGCCAAGGCTGATCAATGGGCCAGGATAGGAACATATACTGATCATAACGATGAGGCCATAGTGCAGCTCCAGAGTGATAAGATGCCCGAGGAGAGCACCTTGCGGTTTGTTAGTGAGTCTTGCGGGATTGCCCCCGAGAACCTCTATGTGCTCATCGCCCCCACCGCCTCCCTCGTCGGTTCCATACAGGTTTCAGCCCGAACGGTTGAGCAGGTGATGATTAAGCTACAATACGCTGGCTTCGACGCTACTACTATCGTGCACGCCTTCGGTACTGCTCCAGTCGCTCCAGTAATACCCGACGAATTCCAGGCGATGGGCCGGGTAAATGATTGTCTCATCTACGGTGGCTCCACTATCATTTACACCCGAACATCAGATGAAGAGATAGAGAAGGTGATTGACCTAATTCCCTTCTCAGCCAGAGCAAAGGGACTATATGGGGTGCCCTTTGCGCAGATTTTCGATATGTTCCACCGTAATTGGTTTGAGGTAGATCCTTTACTGGACTCCCCCGCTAAAGTTACGATCAACAACCTGAACAGCGGCCGCACCTTCACAGCCGGGGAAATAAACTATGACGTCTTGCGCCGCTCACTCCTTCTCGTAGAGGATGGCTGA
- a CDS encoding GntR family transcriptional regulator — MNLKIGGPPLYSRGKRVLTEFIREGESLKGSKLPSEQSLAEQLGVGRSTIREALATLEKEGIVTKKHGLGNFVHYSALEAKMRIDLIPGFIALIEDAGYVATSTQSNPHVERTIDLQIARYLNLTPSEDSPQEVFVFDRTYFANGGPAIFSTTYIPCPNLQTLPAIPFQGGFIDFLEEHCGQEIAHAIIWFIPTLADSRLSDILQIDPTNPLIEWEELYYTLEDRPVCFVRIFFNPHFMKLCMLRKVSKFRM, encoded by the coding sequence ATGAACCTTAAAATAGGTGGTCCTCCGCTTTACTCGCGTGGTAAACGCGTTCTGACCGAATTCATAAGGGAGGGCGAGTCTCTAAAGGGCAGTAAGCTCCCCTCTGAACAATCCCTGGCCGAACAATTGGGGGTAGGACGCAGTACGATCAGGGAAGCCCTGGCCACCTTAGAGAAAGAGGGCATAGTGACCAAGAAGCATGGGTTGGGCAATTTTGTGCACTACAGCGCCCTGGAGGCCAAGATGCGCATCGATCTTATCCCCGGCTTTATTGCTCTTATCGAAGATGCTGGCTATGTGGCCACCTCCACCCAATCCAATCCTCACGTGGAGAGGACCATCGATCTGCAGATAGCCAGGTATCTTAACCTGACCCCCTCGGAAGACTCACCTCAAGAGGTCTTCGTTTTTGATCGAACCTATTTCGCCAATGGGGGCCCAGCTATCTTCAGTACGACATATATCCCCTGCCCCAATCTGCAAACCTTGCCAGCAATACCGTTCCAAGGAGGATTTATAGATTTTCTGGAAGAGCACTGTGGACAGGAAATCGCTCACGCTATAATCTGGTTCATACCGACGCTTGCTGACTCTCGCTTATCCGACATCCTCCAAATCGATCCAACCAATCCATTGATTGAATGGGAGGAGTTATATTACACCTTAGAGGATCGCCCCGTATGCTTCGTCAGGATATTCTTTAATCCACACTTTATGAAGCTTTGTATGCTCCGTAAAGTCTCGAAATTCAGGATGTGA
- a CDS encoding biotin attachment protein — translation MAETIVMPKLGLTMTEGTLAKWVKNEGEAIQQDEVIAEVETDKITSDIAAPTSGILTRILVQPGETVPVGTPLAILASPGEIAEPNEG, via the coding sequence ATGGCCGAAACGATCGTTATGCCCAAGCTAGGCCTGACTATGACCGAAGGCACCTTGGCGAAATGGGTGAAGAACGAGGGAGAAGCCATACAACAGGATGAGGTTATCGCCGAAGTGGAAACGGACAAGATCACCAGTGATATCGCTGCCCCCACGTCCGGAATTCTGACCAGGATACTCGTCCAACCAGGAGAAACGGTCCCGGTTGGCACACCTTTGGCTATCCTCGCTTCCCCAGGGGAGATCGCTGAGCCTAACGAAGGTTAG
- a CDS encoding 2-oxo acid dehydrogenase subunit E2, with product MSNQPDTEIPLNRIRRVIAREMKRSLETAAQVTITTEADMSAVMRLRDTELSQRYPEMRISINDIVICAVARALRQVPITNSTFAEDKIIIRGDINIGIAVATPEGLIVPVLKNADQKNIVTISQEAKELVERARKGGLTLDDISGGTFTVTNLGMFGIDFGTPILRPPESGILMVGSIRERPVVIEGAIQIRSMTYLSLTHDHRCFDGKDGADFLQQIKDILTHPETLL from the coding sequence ATGTCAAATCAGCCAGATACTGAGATCCCCCTGAATCGGATCAGACGGGTGATCGCCCGTGAGATGAAGCGCAGTCTCGAAACAGCCGCTCAGGTCACGATTACAACAGAAGCGGATATGAGCGCGGTAATGCGGTTACGAGATACAGAACTGTCCCAGAGATACCCTGAGATGAGGATATCCATTAACGATATCGTCATTTGCGCTGTCGCCCGCGCCTTAAGGCAGGTCCCCATCACAAACTCCACCTTCGCTGAGGATAAGATTATTATCCGTGGCGATATTAACATTGGCATCGCCGTAGCCACACCTGAGGGACTCATCGTCCCCGTCCTGAAAAATGCTGACCAGAAGAATATAGTCACCATATCCCAAGAGGCGAAAGAATTAGTGGAGAGAGCCAGAAAGGGAGGCTTGACCCTGGATGATATCAGCGGTGGAACATTCACTGTCACTAACCTGGGCATGTTTGGGATAGATTTCGGTACACCCATCCTGCGGCCACCGGAGAGCGGCATTCTGATGGTAGGTAGCATCCGTGAAAGGCCCGTCGTTATCGAGGGCGCAATCCAAATACGGTCCATGACTTACCTTAGCCTAACCCATGATCACCGCTGCTTCGATGGTAAGGACGGGGCAGATTTTCTTCAACAGATTAAAGATATCCTCACCCATCCTGAAACGCTGCTCTAA
- a CDS encoding alpha-ketoacid dehydrogenase subunit beta: protein MRTISFLQAINEALRQEMERDETVFLLGEDIAKMGGDFGATRGLWQRFGSERVKDTPLSEAAILGVANGAAFVGMRPVAEIMFADFITECYDQIVNNATKAHHMFGGQIKCPIVIRTACGGGFHAGPHHSQSIEGWFMNVPGLTIVAPSTPYDAKGLLIASIRDDNPILFLEHKMLYGKKGKVPEEPYIVPIGVANIKRAGNDVTVIASMKTVHDSLDVASELEKEGISVEVLDLRTILPLDKPTILKSVAKTGRAVIVHEASKTGGPGAEICALLAEEGFGHLKKPPKRVAALDAPLAFAPGLEDYILPSKEDIRKAILEVMRS from the coding sequence ATGAGAACCATCTCTTTCTTACAAGCTATCAATGAAGCACTTCGCCAGGAAATGGAGAGGGACGAGACGGTTTTCCTGCTGGGCGAAGATATCGCCAAAATGGGTGGTGACTTCGGGGCAACCAGGGGACTGTGGCAAAGATTCGGCTCAGAAAGGGTGAAGGATACGCCCCTCTCCGAGGCCGCCATTTTAGGAGTAGCTAATGGCGCGGCTTTCGTGGGCATGCGACCAGTAGCCGAGATCATGTTTGCTGACTTCATCACCGAATGCTATGATCAGATTGTGAATAACGCGACGAAGGCGCACCATATGTTTGGTGGACAAATTAAATGCCCTATCGTTATCAGAACCGCCTGTGGTGGTGGTTTTCACGCCGGGCCGCATCACTCACAGAGCATCGAGGGCTGGTTCATGAATGTCCCCGGGCTTACCATCGTCGCCCCCTCTACACCCTACGATGCCAAGGGGCTGCTCATTGCCTCTATCCGTGATGATAACCCCATCCTTTTCCTGGAGCATAAGATGCTCTATGGGAAGAAGGGTAAGGTACCCGAGGAACCCTATATCGTTCCCATAGGAGTGGCCAATATCAAGCGTGCAGGCAACGATGTCACCGTTATAGCCAGTATGAAGACTGTGCACGATTCTCTGGATGTCGCTTCCGAACTGGAAAAGGAGGGCATCAGCGTGGAGGTGCTCGACCTGCGGACCATCCTTCCCCTGGATAAGCCAACTATATTGAAATCTGTAGCCAAGACAGGGAGAGCAGTCATCGTCCATGAGGCATCCAAGACAGGTGGACCCGGTGCTGAGATATGCGCTCTCCTGGCCGAAGAAGGGTTTGGACACCTGAAGAAGCCGCCGAAACGGGTCGCCGCCTTAGATGCCCCCTTAGCCTTTGCCCCGGGACTGGAGGACTACATCTTGCCCAGTAAGGAAGATATACGTAAAGCTATCCTAGAGGTGATGCGGTCTTAA
- a CDS encoding radical SAM protein produces the protein MKRRIFGEHHWQMTCPFCGSVGRPVSHALGACVECIRSSPGKVLPPILHLHAQSRREFGLPIAPPQEADGVICPLCQNECRIPPGGLGFCGLRTNREGKLVHLAGIPRRGLLHWYYDPLPTNCVADWVCPGNRQYGRKNLAVFYTACSFNCLFCQNWHFRESSGRLAMSAEELAAQADPRTFCICFFGGDPTPQMPHALATARRLAKKVRICWETNGSMHPQILEEAVELSLSSGGCIKFDLKAFNADLHVALTATANRRTLSNFELAARFIPERREPPLLIASTLLVPGYVDVAEVSHIAHFIARLDPMIPYALLAFCPNFYLPDLPPTSRRHAEECFQAATRAGLTNVRIGNVHLLTNEY, from the coding sequence TTGAAACGACGAATCTTCGGCGAGCATCACTGGCAGATGACCTGTCCCTTCTGTGGGTCGGTGGGAAGACCCGTATCACACGCTCTGGGCGCATGCGTGGAGTGCATCCGCAGTAGCCCTGGCAAGGTCCTCCCTCCGATTCTCCACTTGCACGCCCAAAGTCGCCGGGAGTTCGGCCTCCCCATCGCCCCACCTCAGGAGGCTGACGGGGTTATCTGTCCGCTCTGCCAGAATGAGTGCCGTATCCCGCCGGGGGGTTTGGGGTTCTGCGGGTTGAGAACTAATCGGGAAGGCAAGTTAGTTCACCTGGCAGGCATCCCTAGGAGAGGACTTTTACACTGGTACTATGACCCGTTACCCACCAATTGTGTAGCCGATTGGGTTTGTCCAGGCAACCGCCAATATGGGAGGAAAAACTTAGCCGTCTTTTATACCGCCTGTAGTTTCAATTGTCTTTTTTGCCAGAACTGGCATTTTCGTGAGAGCTCAGGCAGACTCGCTATGAGTGCCGAGGAGCTGGCCGCCCAGGCCGATCCCCGTACCTTCTGCATCTGCTTTTTTGGGGGTGATCCAACACCTCAGATGCCTCACGCCTTAGCTACGGCCAGGCGCTTAGCTAAAAAGGTGCGCATCTGTTGGGAAACCAATGGCTCTATGCATCCCCAAATTCTTGAAGAAGCAGTCGAACTCTCTCTATCATCTGGTGGCTGTATCAAGTTCGATCTGAAAGCATTCAACGCTGATCTTCACGTAGCCTTAACCGCTACAGCGAACAGACGTACTTTAAGTAACTTTGAGTTAGCGGCCAGATTTATTCCTGAGAGACGAGAACCACCATTGCTCATCGCCAGTACCCTGCTTGTGCCTGGCTATGTGGATGTAGCAGAGGTGAGCCACATTGCTCATTTTATCGCCCGCCTCGACCCGATGATCCCTTACGCTCTACTTGCCTTCTGCCCTAACTTCTACCTGCCAGATCTCCCTCCCACCTCCCGCCGACACGCTGAGGAATGCTTCCAGGCGGCCACACGAGCTGGTCTGACCAATGTCCGCATCGGAAACGTGCATCTTCTCACCAATGAATACTAG
- a CDS encoding thiamine pyrophosphate-dependent dehydrogenase E1 component subunit alpha, with translation MSVMRMTPTIVTNEDLIQMFRDMCLIRSFETHLEQHFKKGEIPGFFHSGVGQEAVLAGVARALTSRDYFFPDHRGHGIIILKSEPHKIMAEIFGRSTGVCKGKGGSLHIADIAVGNLGNNGIQGSILATCLGPAVAAQIRKTDQVTAVFFGDGTIGRGEFHESLNMASVWKLPIVYLCVNNLYAISTPLREAHPVEDLVEMVVGYKIQTKVVNGNDIVAVYQATSEAVAHCRDGKGPYFLEFKTYRWQGHFSGDPASYRPAEELEYWKARDPIKRLREKCIGEGIATEAQLTEIQRRVDEEIEDMIRFAQESPFPALEEATTDIYVGRRVEGK, from the coding sequence ATGTCAGTGATGCGTATGACCCCAACGATCGTTACAAATGAAGACCTCATCCAGATGTTTCGGGATATGTGTCTCATCAGAAGCTTTGAGACCCATCTGGAGCAACACTTCAAGAAGGGCGAGATTCCCGGCTTCTTCCACTCCGGCGTAGGGCAAGAGGCTGTTCTGGCTGGCGTCGCTAGAGCCTTGACAAGTAGAGATTACTTCTTCCCTGACCACCGTGGGCACGGCATCATCATCCTGAAAAGCGAACCCCACAAAATAATGGCCGAAATCTTTGGTCGCAGCACGGGGGTATGCAAGGGGAAAGGCGGCAGTCTCCACATCGCCGATATAGCGGTGGGCAACCTGGGCAACAACGGTATTCAAGGTTCCATCTTAGCTACTTGCCTCGGGCCAGCCGTAGCCGCCCAGATACGCAAGACTGATCAAGTAACGGCCGTCTTCTTCGGCGATGGGACGATAGGACGGGGAGAGTTCCACGAGAGTCTGAACATGGCCTCAGTCTGGAAGCTACCCATCGTCTACCTCTGTGTCAATAATCTCTATGCTATCTCCACGCCGCTGCGAGAGGCTCATCCAGTAGAGGATCTGGTCGAGATGGTTGTGGGCTATAAGATCCAAACAAAAGTCGTTAACGGGAACGACATCGTGGCTGTATACCAGGCCACAAGTGAGGCCGTGGCCCACTGCCGGGACGGCAAAGGCCCCTACTTCTTGGAGTTTAAGACCTACCGCTGGCAAGGGCATTTCTCCGGCGATCCGGCCAGTTACAGACCAGCCGAAGAGCTAGAGTATTGGAAGGCACGTGATCCTATCAAGCGTCTGAGGGAGAAATGCATTGGGGAAGGGATAGCTACCGAAGCGCAATTGACCGAGATACAGCGCCGAGTTGACGAAGAAATAGAGGATATGATCCGCTTTGCCCAAGAGAGTCCCTTCCCTGCCCTTGAGGAGGCTACCACCGATATTTACGTGGGACGGAGGGTTGAAGGAAAATGA
- a CDS encoding amidohydrolase — translation MMSMDVDLLIAHGLIVTQNRNRAVIPDGAVAIQGNKIVAVGSTPLLSQGYRARKVIKAQEKVIIPGLINTHTHLFQTFLKGLGDGMPLLSWIRNITTPSALNLTEQDCYLAAMLGCMESIRSGTTTVLDFMYSLPNPYLYDQIIRAFEDSGIRGILARGITEVGEEYGLPTGMLQPAERALQDVDRLLSCYQGAADGRIGIQIAVGIIWGMTKPGLEMVRQFADDNGVKLTMHLNETPVDNEHSLKSFGRHTFPFLADIGFLGPDVLAVHCVDLNDSDLSIIAGHEVKVSHNPVSNMYLGVGIAPLLEMIAQGITVGLATDGAASNNSQDMIEVMKCAALLQRVAAHDPSVLSAEQILRLATVGGAKATGLDDRVGSLEVGKEADLVIVDPYTPKAIPILEAQPTLVYSLGEENIDTVIVNGRIILEDGHFTALDEEDLLQKAQQAAVQLSLRAGTRRLQTEPIPKSW, via the coding sequence ATGATGAGTATGGATGTAGACCTGTTAATCGCCCATGGGCTGATTGTCACCCAGAACAGGAATAGAGCTGTCATCCCCGATGGGGCTGTCGCCATTCAGGGGAATAAGATCGTCGCCGTTGGCTCAACGCCCTTGTTGAGCCAAGGATATAGAGCCAGAAAGGTAATCAAGGCGCAGGAGAAGGTGATCATCCCCGGATTGATCAATACCCATACGCACCTCTTTCAAACCTTCTTGAAGGGATTAGGGGATGGAATGCCTTTACTCTCCTGGATAAGGAATATCACTACCCCCAGTGCCCTGAATCTCACTGAACAAGACTGCTACCTGGCAGCGATGCTGGGCTGCATGGAGTCCATCAGAAGCGGCACCACCACCGTCCTGGATTTTATGTACTCCCTCCCCAACCCCTATCTCTACGATCAAATCATCCGTGCCTTCGAAGATAGTGGCATCCGTGGCATCCTGGCCAGAGGAATAACTGAAGTGGGCGAGGAGTACGGTCTACCGACGGGGATGCTTCAGCCGGCCGAAAGAGCGCTGCAGGACGTCGACCGCTTGCTCTCCTGCTATCAAGGGGCAGCGGATGGACGCATCGGTATTCAGATAGCCGTCGGTATCATCTGGGGCATGACTAAACCCGGGCTGGAAATGGTGCGTCAGTTTGCTGATGATAATGGGGTTAAGCTAACGATGCATCTGAACGAGACCCCCGTTGATAATGAGCATTCCCTGAAAAGCTTCGGACGCCACACCTTCCCCTTCCTGGCGGATATCGGCTTTCTCGGTCCAGACGTTCTGGCCGTCCACTGCGTCGATCTGAACGATTCCGACCTTTCAATCATCGCCGGCCACGAGGTGAAGGTCTCACATAACCCAGTCAGTAACATGTATCTTGGAGTAGGCATCGCTCCTCTTCTAGAGATGATCGCACAAGGCATCACCGTTGGGCTGGCCACCGATGGGGCAGCCAGCAACAATAGTCAAGATATGATCGAGGTGATGAAATGTGCTGCCCTGCTCCAAAGGGTAGCTGCTCATGATCCATCCGTACTCTCAGCCGAACAAATACTAAGATTGGCCACAGTAGGTGGGGCGAAGGCGACCGGTTTGGACGATCGAGTCGGCTCTCTAGAGGTGGGCAAAGAAGCAGACCTTGTGATAGTTGATCCCTATACCCCAAAGGCCATCCCTATCCTTGAAGCGCAGCCGACGCTGGTGTATTCGTTGGGTGAGGAGAATATAGATACGGTTATCGTCAACGGAAGAATCATCCTGGAAGATGGGCATTTTACAGCGCTAGACGAAGAGGATTTGTTGCAAAAAGCCCAGCAGGCAGCCGTTCAACTCTCTCTCAGAGCAGGCACCCGAAGGTTACAGACAGAGCCCATACCCAAGAGCTGGTAA
- a CDS encoding ABC transporter permease, with the protein MGKALTRASFWSQLGDRYSLQGIFNASMPLLAVVASFIAGAIVIQLVGVNPIVAYQALLEGAFGNLGQITTSIIRSIPLMLAGLAITLSFRGGVFNIGAEGQLYMAAIFATWVGTNLLGLPAIIHLPLAIIASLLGGLLWGAIPGYLKATRGFNEVIVTILMNYIAIWLASYAVHGPLKEPGWNPQSALVAESARLPIIFPGTRLHAGILLALLCAVFVYIVLWRTTLGYQIRMVGANASAAQYAGINVAKTMVITMGLSGALAGLAGGGELLGVQYRLLDGFSPGYGYDAIAVALLGRLHPFGTLLAALFFGALRTGANAMQTAVQLPVVVVYIIQALAVLFMIAGTAIQFAPRILERKEIARAGDIAEPVLE; encoded by the coding sequence GTGGGAAAGGCTTTGACTCGAGCCTCTTTTTGGAGTCAGCTGGGGGACAGATACAGCCTTCAAGGCATATTTAATGCTTCGATGCCTCTTCTAGCAGTGGTTGCCTCTTTTATTGCCGGGGCCATCGTCATCCAACTCGTTGGTGTCAACCCCATCGTGGCCTACCAGGCGCTCTTAGAAGGGGCTTTTGGCAACCTTGGTCAGATCACCACCAGTATAATCAGATCCATCCCCTTGATGCTTGCTGGACTGGCTATCACCCTTTCCTTTCGAGGTGGCGTCTTCAATATCGGCGCAGAGGGGCAGCTATACATGGCCGCTATTTTCGCCACCTGGGTCGGGACAAATCTCCTTGGACTGCCAGCGATTATCCATCTACCCCTGGCAATCATCGCCTCCCTTCTTGGAGGGTTATTATGGGGAGCGATACCAGGCTATTTGAAGGCTACCAGGGGGTTCAACGAGGTTATCGTCACCATTCTGATGAATTATATCGCTATCTGGTTGGCTAGCTATGCTGTGCATGGTCCGCTGAAGGAACCGGGCTGGAACCCGCAATCAGCCCTGGTCGCTGAGAGTGCCCGCTTGCCCATCATCTTTCCAGGCACACGTCTCCACGCTGGTATCCTCCTTGCCCTGCTTTGCGCTGTATTCGTCTATATCGTGCTTTGGAGAACTACCTTAGGTTACCAGATCCGCATGGTGGGGGCCAATGCCTCTGCTGCGCAGTATGCTGGCATCAACGTGGCCAAAACGATGGTTATCACGATGGGGCTAAGTGGGGCACTGGCTGGCCTGGCCGGTGGGGGCGAGCTACTGGGTGTACAGTATCGCCTTCTGGACGGTTTCTCCCCGGGCTATGGTTACGACGCCATCGCCGTCGCCTTGCTTGGGCGTCTGCATCCCTTCGGTACCCTGTTGGCGGCGCTCTTCTTCGGCGCTTTGCGCACTGGGGCCAACGCTATGCAGACTGCGGTACAGTTACCTGTCGTAGTTGTGTACATCATTCAAGCCCTGGCCGTACTCTTTATGATTGCTGGAACGGCCATTCAATTTGCGCCGAGGATTCTTGAACGGAAGGAGATAGCACGTGCTGGAGACATTGCTGAGCCTGTTCTCGAGTGA
- a CDS encoding BMP family protein, translating to MGRIRGPLMVSIALLAVLGLLVACGAPAAAPTPTPTVAKPTATVAAAAATPTTVPTPAKVAATPTPTAMKLKVALVTSGPINDGGWNQSAYEGLQEVKKKLGAEVANTENTKQADQEQIIRSYANRGFNVIFGHGFEYADSLKAVAKDFPKVEFVQIGGGESNGKNLSSFLFKAGEMGYLMGFIAAKMTKTNKIGEVGAMEIPTIAADFENFKIAVKKYNPKATVVTAYTGSWEDIGKAKEAALAQIATGVDVILANGDAANIGAIDAAKEKNIYAMGWTKDQTHLAPKHVLTSAIQSVEAIVLKSCTWAQEGKLGGKNYKVGIADGVSALGPMGPMIPKEIQDEAKQLEKDLAAGKIELKTEFK from the coding sequence ATGGGTAGAATTAGAGGGCCTTTGATGGTGTCGATAGCCCTGCTGGCCGTTCTAGGACTTCTGGTAGCCTGTGGCGCGCCGGCTGCAGCACCGACCCCGACCCCAACTGTGGCTAAGCCGACGGCTACCGTTGCAGCGGCCGCAGCAACCCCCACCACAGTGCCAACCCCAGCGAAGGTAGCGGCGACGCCAACTCCGACGGCTATGAAGCTTAAAGTGGCCCTGGTCACCTCGGGCCCGATCAATGATGGTGGCTGGAACCAGTCGGCCTACGAGGGACTACAGGAAGTCAAGAAGAAGCTCGGGGCAGAAGTAGCTAATACCGAGAATACAAAGCAAGCTGATCAGGAACAGATTATTCGCAGCTACGCCAACCGAGGCTTCAATGTGATCTTCGGACACGGTTTCGAGTATGCCGATTCTTTGAAGGCGGTGGCCAAGGATTTCCCGAAGGTTGAGTTTGTGCAGATCGGCGGAGGCGAGAGCAATGGGAAGAACCTTAGTTCCTTCCTCTTCAAAGCTGGTGAGATGGGCTATCTCATGGGCTTCATTGCGGCCAAGATGACCAAGACCAATAAGATTGGAGAGGTAGGGGCGATGGAGATCCCGACCATCGCGGCCGATTTTGAGAACTTCAAAATTGCGGTGAAGAAGTACAACCCCAAGGCCACGGTGGTCACGGCCTATACGGGCAGCTGGGAGGACATCGGTAAGGCGAAGGAGGCCGCCCTAGCTCAGATTGCCACTGGTGTAGATGTGATTCTAGCCAATGGCGATGCGGCTAACATCGGAGCGATTGATGCGGCGAAGGAGAAGAACATCTATGCCATGGGTTGGACCAAGGATCAGACCCACTTGGCTCCTAAGCACGTCTTGACCAGTGCTATCCAGAGTGTGGAGGCGATAGTCCTCAAGTCCTGCACCTGGGCGCAGGAGGGCAAGCTGGGAGGCAAGAATTACAAGGTTGGGATAGCCGACGGCGTGTCTGCTCTCGGTCCCATGGGTCCGATGATTCCCAAGGAGATCCAGGACGAGGCCAAGCAGCTGGAGAAGGATCTGGCCGCGGGCAAGATCGAGTTGAAGACCGAATTCAAGTAG
- a CDS encoding WecB/TagA/CpsF family glycosyltransferase, with amino-acid sequence MSASETCIFSPMNTSRFIEQMKSIEILGVRIDDITYAEAIAIIGDFIRSGQPHQVVTPNPEFIMAARKDGQFKEILNGAALAIPDGGGLLLAARILNQGLREQVRGTDLIYNLAELAAREGYSFFLLGATPGVAEKAALSLQRSYPGLRIAGTYAGAPDPHYDEEIVRIIRGAGLVDILLVAYGAPAQDKWIARNLAKLQVPVVIGVGGVFDYLSGTVKRAPLWMRQAGLEWLYRLIKQPWRWRRQLALPMFILTVLQTRLRSTVHRGAPVSTESQGDQKDGEDKSSARE; translated from the coding sequence ATGTCCGCATCGGAAACGTGCATCTTCTCACCAATGAATACTAGCCGTTTTATTGAGCAGATGAAATCGATAGAGATATTAGGGGTAAGAATAGACGACATCACCTACGCCGAGGCAATCGCTATTATTGGCGATTTCATCCGCTCTGGTCAGCCACACCAGGTAGTAACCCCCAATCCTGAATTTATCATGGCTGCCAGGAAAGATGGGCAATTCAAGGAAATCCTAAATGGTGCTGCGCTGGCGATACCGGATGGCGGGGGGCTTCTTTTGGCGGCTAGGATCCTCAATCAAGGGTTACGGGAACAGGTACGAGGCACCGATCTGATTTACAACCTGGCCGAGCTGGCAGCGAGGGAAGGGTACTCCTTTTTTCTTCTTGGGGCCACCCCAGGTGTAGCTGAGAAGGCAGCTCTATCCCTGCAAAGATCATACCCCGGACTGAGGATCGCTGGCACCTACGCTGGAGCGCCAGACCCTCATTATGACGAGGAGATTGTCAGGATAATCCGAGGTGCCGGACTAGTGGACATCCTCCTGGTCGCCTATGGGGCACCTGCTCAAGATAAATGGATCGCCCGCAACCTGGCCAAGTTACAAGTGCCAGTGGTGATAGGAGTGGGAGGAGTCTTTGATTACCTCTCGGGGACAGTGAAACGGGCACCGCTCTGGATGCGTCAGGCCGGTCTCGAATGGCTCTATCGCTTAATCAAACAGCCATGGCGCTGGAGACGGCAATTGGCTTTGCCTATGTTCATCCTCACTGTCCTACAGACCAGACTCAGGTCAACGGTCCACAGAGGCGCTCCCGTATCTACGGAGAGCCAGGGCGACCAAAAAGATGGTGAAGATAAGAGCAGTGCCAGAGAATAG